Proteins from a genomic interval of Amphiura filiformis unplaced genomic scaffold, Afil_fr2py scaffold_94, whole genome shotgun sequence:
- the LOC140144893 gene encoding uncharacterized protein, translating into MHKLSMFCRHFDKEIVNRLNSLSILSKMGATFLKNRMPVDEGPIGMLNIDILLVIFNLLSLYEKLIAMRVRKEWHRIIKNHAWTAIDFRDRGPTRKVEESSRLFRRFVSQNGPNMFEYREYGNEWKFPINGNDVLKFLTLYAGIGLQEIHLYVASDEIMSYLRMHCPNISTLGIRFEMEWKEWSNVRVYPKHDYGNLYQLLYFLPKLQRLDLTWPAHWRRYQIEWNCYEQIIQLIHKCKLRYISLHGVDLSFLSMLKKMSPVTLRSLREMELNFKFGEEETAVEILSSTVGCMTSLTCFKITGEPLDIYEDIVGDRLLPSIAHLTNLKMLSLRRVSYSTEAFEMMIQRLLNLETLVLDGNSVTSSVVNLISIHLKKIKSLQLSPLFSSEYFSESLQSLSYHPTLENLAVQQAYMEQLQANWVERIYDIMVTLPKIKNVKLTGYNLVSCFSQESYPIIECAEIEVIQIMGDEDIFGDYKRHTDGPVAFV; encoded by the exons ATGCACAAACTGTCGATGTTCTGCCGCCATTTTGATAAGGAAATAGTTAACAGGCTTAATTCGTTATCAATTTTGTCAA aaatGGGCGCTACCTTCTTGAAAAACAGAATGCCGGTTGATGAGGGACCTATTGGCATGCTTAATATTGATATATTGCTGGTTATTTTCAACTTATTGTCTTTATACGAGAAATTAATCGCAATGCG GGTAAGAAAGGAATGGCATCGTATAATCAAAAACCATGCCTGGACTGCCATCGACTTCAGAGACAGAGGTCCTACCAGAAAGGTTGAAGAGTCTAGTAGACTGTTCAGACGGTTTGTGTCACAAAATGGACCAAACATGTTTGAGTACAGAGAGTATGGCAATGAATGGAAATTTCCAATAAACGGAAATGACGTACTAAAGTTCTTGACTCTTTATGCTGGTATAGGTTTGCAAGAGATTCATCTATATGTAGCCAGCGATGAAATCATGAGCTATTTGCGCATGCACTGTCCTAATATAAGCACTCTTGGGATACGTTTCGAAATGGAATGGAAGGAATGGTCTAATGTAAGAGTATACCCTAAACACGATTACGGCAATCTGTATCAGCTGCTGTATTTTCTGCCGAAATTGCAACGATTGGATCTGACATGGCCCGCACACTGGAGAAGGTATCAAATTGAATGGAATTGTTATGAACAAATTATTCAATTAATACACAAATGTAAATTGCGATATATAAGCCTTCACGGGGTCGACCTTTCTTTTTTATCCATGTTGAAGAAGATGTCACCTGTAACGTTAAGAAGTTTACGTGAGATGGAATTAAACTTCAAGTTTGGCGAGGAGGAGACGGCTGTTGAGATATTGTCCTCAACAGTAGGGTGCATGACATCATTAACGTGCTTCAAAATCACCGGTGAGCCTCTTGATATATATGAAGACATCGTTGGTGACCGACTTTTACCATCAATAGCTCACTTGACAAATCTAAAAATGTTGAGCTTGCGACGTGTGAGTTATTCGACAGAAGCATTTGAGATGATGATACAGAGATTACTTAATCTAGAAACACTTGTATTAGATGGGAATTCCGTGACGTCATCGGTGGTTAATCTAATCAGCATTCatctaaagaaaataaaatcgTTACAATTGTCTCCGTTGTTTTCGTCAGAGTATTTTTCTGAAAGTTTACAATCACTTTCATACCACCCTACGCTTGAAAATCTTGCGGTACAGCAAGCATATATGGAGCAACTTCAGGCGAATTGGGTTGAGCGAATATATGACATAATGGTTACACTTCCTAAGATCAAAAATGTGAAACTGACAGGATATAATTTAGTTTCTTGTTTTAGTCAAGAGTCGTATCCAATCATAGAATGTGCAGAAATCGAAGTGATCCAAATTATGGGAGACGAAGATATATTTGGCGATTACAAACGTCATACAGATGGACCTgtggcttttgtgtag